A genomic window from Motilibacter aurantiacus includes:
- a CDS encoding response regulator transcription factor — MSGTGGIRLLLADDEVLIREALAALLALEPDFAVVGQASDGSEAVELAHRLTPDVVVLDLEMPVLDGIEAAMRIAAGTDAATVIVTRHARPAVLRRALTAGVRGFVPKTTPAQELSRILREVHAGGRYVDSEIAASALTENACPLTDRELEVLRHARDGGTVATIAARVHLAPGTVRNYLSSAITTLGVSTRAEAARRAWDEGWI, encoded by the coding sequence ATGAGCGGCACAGGAGGCATCCGACTGCTCCTCGCCGACGACGAGGTCCTGATCAGGGAAGCGCTCGCCGCCCTGCTCGCCCTCGAGCCCGACTTCGCAGTCGTCGGGCAGGCGTCGGACGGCAGCGAGGCGGTCGAGCTCGCTCACCGGCTGACGCCGGACGTCGTCGTGCTCGACCTGGAGATGCCGGTGCTGGACGGGATCGAGGCGGCCATGCGCATCGCCGCGGGGACGGACGCGGCGACCGTGATCGTCACCCGGCACGCCCGCCCGGCCGTGCTGCGCCGTGCGCTGACGGCGGGCGTCCGAGGCTTCGTGCCGAAGACGACGCCGGCGCAGGAGCTGTCCCGCATCCTGCGGGAGGTCCATGCCGGCGGGCGCTACGTGGACTCGGAGATCGCGGCGTCCGCGCTCACCGAGAACGCCTGCCCGCTGACCGACCGGGAGCTCGAGGTGCTGCGCCATGCCCGCGACGGCGGCACCGTGGCCACCATCGCGGCCCGGGTGCACCTGGCCCCCGGCACGGTGCGCAACTACCTCTCCTCGGCCATCACCACCCTCGGCGTCAGCACGCGCGCGGAGGCGGCGCGGCGGGCGTGGGACGAGGGGTGGATCTGA
- a CDS encoding DUF427 domain-containing protein: protein MDVRRVGLESVWDYPRPPAAVPSDEHVVVRLGGLVIADTRSAIRVLETSHPPTYYLPPDAFSHGALVRGAGSSWCEFKGQAAYLTVVGGDGRREEQAAWTYPVPSPRYTALRGYVALYPGRMDRVTVDGEQVVAQEGGFYGGWITSRVVGPFKGGPGTSGW from the coding sequence GTGGACGTGCGACGAGTAGGCCTCGAGTCCGTGTGGGACTACCCGCGCCCCCCGGCGGCTGTGCCGTCCGACGAGCACGTCGTCGTGCGGCTCGGCGGCCTCGTCATCGCTGACACACGAAGCGCGATTCGTGTCTTGGAGACCAGCCATCCGCCGACCTACTACCTGCCGCCCGACGCGTTCTCGCACGGGGCGCTGGTGCGGGGGGCGGGCTCGTCCTGGTGCGAGTTCAAGGGGCAGGCGGCGTACCTGACGGTGGTGGGCGGCGACGGGCGGCGGGAGGAGCAGGCCGCCTGGACCTACCCGGTCCCCTCCCCGCGCTACACCGCGCTGCGGGGCTACGTGGCGCTCTACCCGGGCCGCATGGACCGCGTGACGGTGGACGGGGAGCAGGTCGTCGCGCAGGAGGGCGGCTTCTACGGCGGATGGATCACCTCCCGCGTGGTCGGCCCCTTCAAGGGCGGGCCGGGCACGTCCGGCTGGTGA